The segment TTTCGCCCGTCCAGGATTCGGAGGCTGGCAACGCTGCTGCCGACCTCGTAGGGGTCGAGCTCCTTGTATTGCTGCCATTCCGTGAGCAGGAGTAAGGCATCGGCCCCTGCGATCGCGGTATCTATAGCCTGCTCGTACTGCAACTCAGGGAATCGCTTGGCAGCGTTCTCCAAGGCTTTCGGATCCGTGACCGTCACGACGGCGCCCTGGAGCTGGAGCTGTGCGGCGATGCTAAGTGCCGGCGAGTCCCGGACGTCGTCGCTTTCGGGCTTGAAAGCGGCACCGAGTACCGTGATGCGTTGACCCAGTAGGCTCCCACCGCAAAGTTCTCTTGTGAGCTCCACAACCCTGGTCCTTCGGCGCATGTTGATGGAGTCCACTTCCCTCAAGAAGGTGAGGGCTTGGTCGGCTCCGAGTTCGCCGGCCCTGGCCATGAAGGCCCGGATGTCCTTAGGGAGACATCCTCCGCCAAAGCCGATGCCTGCGTTGAGGAACTTGCGGCCAATCCTGTCGTCCATTCCGATGGCGTCTGCAAGCCGGGTGACGTCCGCCCCTGCTGCTTCACAGACCTCAGCCATGGCGTTGATGAACGAGATCTTAGTGGCCAGGAACGAATTGGCGGCCGCCTTGACCAGCTCGGCTGTCGGGTGGTCGGTGACTAAACGTGGAGTGCCGTCGGCGAGTGGGGAGGCATAGACCTCATCCAACACCGAAACGGCTGCGTGATCTTCCGAGCCATCTGCAACGCCATAGACTAAGCGGTCAGGTGAAAGAGTGTCGGTGACGGCATGGCCTTCGCGGAGGAATTCGGGGTTCCACACAAGGTGAGCCTCTGGCTGATGCTCGGACAAGATGTCAGCCAAGCGGGCGGCAGTCCCCACTGGAACAGTCGACTTGCCCACCACAACGTCGCCAGGCCGTACATGGGGGAGCAACGTCTCCATTGCCGCGTCCACGTACCGTAGGTCAGCGCCGTTTTCGCCTTTCTTCTGGGGTGTTCCCACGCAGATGAAGTGGACGCTGCTTCCGGCGGCCGCGGACATGTCAGAGGTGAAGGACAGACGCCCCGTCTCTTGGACGTTCTTGAGCAGTTCCTCCAAACCTGGCTCGAAGAACGGGGCCTGAGCGGCGGAGAGCGAACTGATCTTCCGCTCATCCACATCGATGCCAACCACCTCGTGGCCAAGCTTGGCCATACAGGCGGCATGTACGGCACCGAGGTAGCCGCAGCCGATGACTGAAATGCGCATTGTATTGCCTTCCCCCAGAGGGTTATATTCTGCGTCAGAGCTGATCAATAAGCGCCGTGGCCGCCGAGGACGGCCCTAGCGGTACGAAGCAAGATGATGAGGTCCCCAGCTAGAGACCAGTTTTCCACGTAATAGAGATCCAACCGGACCGAGTCCTGCCAGGAAAGATTAGATCGTCCGCTGACCTGCCAAAGCCCGGTCACCCCTGGTTTGACCAGAAGTCGCCGTCGCACATCCTGTTCGTACGCCTCGACTTCTTTGGGCAACGGAGGACGTGGGCCGACCAAACTCATGGAACCAAGAAAAACATTGAATAGCTGAGGAAGCTCATCCATGCTGTACTTACGGAGAACGCCGCCCACACGAGTGATGCGAGGATCGTTCCTCACCTTGAAAAGCAGCCCGCTTCCCTCATTTCTGTGAGCGAGCTCGGTGAGTCTCGCCTCTGCATCCACTACCATGGAGCGGAACTTGAGCATCCTGAAGTGAGCGCCTTCAAACCCCACGCGTTCTTGTCTGAAGAGGACGGGACCAGGACTGTCGAGTTTCACCATTAGGGCCAGGATCATCAACAGCGGGGAAAACAAGACGATGAGGCCAGCCGAGGCGGCGACGTCGAAGAGTCGTTTGGCGACACGCTGACCCGCTTCAAGAGTTGGAGTCGTGACGTGAATGAGAGGAAGCCCGGCAACTTGCTGCGTGTGGATGCGCGGTCCTGCGACGTCGGTGAGGGCCGGGGCCAGAATGAGCCCAACGTTACGGTCGGCCAATTCCCAGCCGAGCTGACGGAGCGTTCTCGGACTTAGGTGAACGCCTGCAGTGATGGCCACTGCGTCAGCATCGCATCTATCGATCGCGTCAAGGATTGTCTGTGTTTGTGGCGTGTGGCCAAGCAGAGGAAGCCCTGAGCCTGCCAGTTCGTTCGAGGAAGATGGGTCACCCGGCGTATATGCGGCAACAGGCATGTAGCCGGCGTGCTTCTCGCGCACCAGGTTTTCCGCCAGGTGGACGATTCCGCTAGGACCTCCCAGAAGCATGAGACGGGA is part of the Arthrobacter methylotrophus genome and harbors:
- a CDS encoding sugar transferase — its product is MVDAFVIVWALAGAYSIRFGLDSSFTVSGQDSSYVWLSIILAITWWLMLEAWNTRQSRILGSGPDEYKRVAAASLWLFGFVAIFSYVFRLDTARGYVGIALPAGLSGLLLGRWLLRQHLSVHRQKGRRMSRLMLLGGPSGIVHLAENLVREKHAGYMPVAAYTPGDPSSSNELAGSGLPLLGHTPQTQTILDAIDRCDADAVAITAGVHLSPRTLRQLGWELADRNVGLILAPALTDVAGPRIHTQQVAGLPLIHVTTPTLEAGQRVAKRLFDVAASAGLIVLFSPLLMILALMVKLDSPGPVLFRQERVGFEGAHFRMLKFRSMVVDAEARLTELAHRNEGSGLLFKVRNDPRITRVGGVLRKYSMDELPQLFNVFLGSMSLVGPRPPLPKEVEAYEQDVRRRLLVKPGVTGLWQVSGRSNLSWQDSVRLDLYYVENWSLAGDLIILLRTARAVLGGHGAY
- a CDS encoding UDP-glucose/GDP-mannose dehydrogenase family protein codes for the protein MRISVIGCGYLGAVHAACMAKLGHEVVGIDVDERKISSLSAAQAPFFEPGLEELLKNVQETGRLSFTSDMSAAAGSSVHFICVGTPQKKGENGADLRYVDAAMETLLPHVRPGDVVVGKSTVPVGTAARLADILSEHQPEAHLVWNPEFLREGHAVTDTLSPDRLVYGVADGSEDHAAVSVLDEVYASPLADGTPRLVTDHPTAELVKAAANSFLATKISFINAMAEVCEAAGADVTRLADAIGMDDRIGRKFLNAGIGFGGGCLPKDIRAFMARAGELGADQALTFLREVDSINMRRRTRVVELTRELCGGSLLGQRITVLGAAFKPESDDVRDSPALSIAAQLQLQGAVVTVTDPKALENAAKRFPELQYEQAIDTAIAGADALLLLTEWQQYKELDPYEVGSSVASLRILDGRNVLDAAKWRAAGWQFRGLGRP